The following nucleotide sequence is from Rhodospirillales bacterium.
CGTCCTCGGTTCGCGCGCGCTGGGGCTATCCGCAATCTTCGACGCCGATGGCGACGGCCGGCCCGATATTCTGGTGCCCGATCGATCGCGCCGAACGCTCGTGATTTTTCGTTTCACGGATGGCCGCTTGGAAAGAATGACCGAGGTCGCCCATCCGAGTCCGATCGTATCCGACTTCGTGGTGGCCGACCTGGGCGACGGGCGCTCTCGCATCGTCTATGCCTTGGCGGACGGAACCGTAGTCGCCGTCGGCTTTGCCCCATGACGACCGAAATCCGCCGCGCCACCCTGGTCGGTTCGGGCGCGATCCTGCTGTGGTCGGCGCTGACGCTGCTGGTCACGTTCGTGCCCGGCGTGCCGCCGTTCCAGCTGGTCGCGCTCACGTTCCTGATCGGCTCGGTCGTGGTTCTGCTCAAGTGGTATATGGCCGGGCAATGCACGATCGAGCGGCTGATCCACCCCTGGCGCGTCTGGCTGCTCGGCGTCGGCGGGATTTTCGGCTATCACGCGTTCTATTTCGCCGCGCTCTATCTTGCGCCGCCCTTGGAAACGAGCCTGATCAACTACCTCTGGCCGCTCCTGATCGTGCTCTTTTCCGCCCTGCTCCCCGGCGAGCGGCTGCGCTGGTTCCACGGTCTCGGCGCGGCGCTCGGCCTCGCCGGCACCGCGATCCTGGTCGCGGGCGACCGGAAGCTGGCGTTCGCCTCCGAACACTTCGCCGGCTACGCCTGCGCGCTCGGCGCCGCCGTGACCTGGGCGGCCTATTCGGTGCTGTCCCGGCGCGTCGCGAGCGTGCCGAGCGATTCGGTCGGCGGCTTCATGGCCGCGACCGCGTTCCTAGCTTTCGTCATTCACGCGAATTTCGAAACCACGGTCTGGCCGCAAGGCACGCTGGCCTGGACCGCCGTCGTCCTGCTCGGCCTGGGCCCACTCGGCGCCGCCTTTTTCCTCTGGGATCACGGGGTCAAGCGCGGCGACATCCGCGTGCTCGGCGCCGCGTCCTATGCCGCGCCGCTGATCTCGACCCTGCTGCTGGTCGCCTTCGGCCGGGGCGAGGCGAGCGGCCGGGTCGTTATCGCGCTGGGATTGATCGTTGGCGGCGCCGCGCTCGCGGCCAAGGACATGCTGTTCGCGAGGCGGACCGGTATTTAACCGGTCGAA
It contains:
- a CDS encoding EamA family transporter; amino-acid sequence: MTTEIRRATLVGSGAILLWSALTLLVTFVPGVPPFQLVALTFLIGSVVVLLKWYMAGQCTIERLIHPWRVWLLGVGGIFGYHAFYFAALYLAPPLETSLINYLWPLLIVLFSALLPGERLRWFHGLGAALGLAGTAILVAGDRKLAFASEHFAGYACALGAAVTWAAYSVLSRRVASVPSDSVGGFMAATAFLAFVIHANFETTVWPQGTLAWTAVVLLGLGPLGAAFFLWDHGVKRGDIRVLGAASYAAPLISTLLLVAFGRGEASGRVVIALGLIVGGAALAAKDMLFARRTGI